TGGATGGCGATCATTCTATTTGCCCTGGTCTTTCTAGGTTGGGTGTTTCTCAGTGAGGATTTTGGCTTGGGTATCATCGCTCTGGTGGGTGTGTTTCTATACCTGGCGTTTGGTTTGGTGGAGTGGGGCGAATTGAATCGTAAAACCAACTGGGGTGTGGTTCTCCTTTTTGGAGCTGCCATTTCCATCGGTATCCAGATGAACCAGACCGGTGCTGCTGAATGGATTGCTGGTGTGATCATTACAAATTTAAGCCAGGTGATCCATTCCCCTGAAGTACTCCAGGGTAGTGTGTCAGTTTTGATGACAGGAATTATGTCAAACATATTAAGCAGCTCCGCTACGGTCGCTGTGGTAGGACCCATTGTACTGGATCTGGGGGGGGACAAGATCCTGCTCGGATTTTCAACTGCCATTGCCTCCGCTTTTGGATATTTCACGGCGGTAGCAGCTCCGGCATGTACCATCATCTATTCCAGCGGTCTGGTGAAATCGAAAGATTTTCTACGAGCGGGTTGGAAAATGGGTGTTCTCTCTGTTTTGAGTCTACTTGGACTAGCGGTATTCTGGTGGCCCGTGATAAAATGAAACAAATAGCCAAAATAAACACGGAAACACTCAAATTCCTGACTGCTGTCAGCAGCAGTGAATACTCAGGACCCACCTTGAAAATGGGTGCGCTGATCGCTTCTGTTTTTGATGCGCACATGGGGGTGGTCTATGTGGGTGAAAAAGCCAGTGAATTCCATGGTAGTTCGGTGAATCTCACTCGTCAAAACCTGGATAATTGGAACATTATCCATCCGGGGTTGGAAACGCTTAAATGGGCTCTCAATCAACTCAAGGGTTATGCTCCTGACAATGATTCTCTCGCAGGACTCCAGTTCAATCCGGACCACGTTTATGAAGAAGATGGACGGATCAAGGTTCTTTTGCCGGATGAAAAAGGCTCGCGGATAGAACTTATCCTGCGAGAAGGTGAATTGGTCGATCAGTTGCGCAAGGAGATTCAACTGGAAGACTATGATCTGGCAATTATTGGAGGGAGTCAAAACAAACGCCACCTGGCTCATTCAATCATACAGTATTTACCCTCTTCCGTTCTTGTTCTGCAAAAGTTTAAGCCGCGCAAAAAATATAAGCTGCTGCTGCTGGTTGATGATTCCGAAGCGACTGCAAAATCCATAGCCTGGGGCGCTCTCATTGCTGAAAAACTGGATTGGCCGGTACGCACCCTGACCGTGTCTAAAACAAAACGTTTTGGGACGGGATATCAAGGAGCTGCCGATGCTGCCAGAGCATATTTTGAATCCCGAAATATTGAAGTAGAGCAATTTTTTATCACAGGTGATCCGGTCAATACTTTCGCAGAATTTGCTGGAGATGATCATATGATCATCATGGGTGCCTCCACTCTGAATCCCATCAAACAGTTGTTGTTTGGCAGTAAGCCCATCAAGACCCTTGCTCGAACTGATGTTCCAATCCTAATCATTCGTTAGCAAATCATCAACATGGCTATTTCTGCCGATATGATCTTCTGGATTCAACAAAAGCGTTGGTTGTTGATCGCGTTTACCCTGGGAGCTCTGCTCTACTTTCTCATCCCCGGGCCAGCAGGGTTAAGTACTGAAGGCTACCATATTCTGATCATGATGAATTACTGAGCTGCATATGGTTATTTCACCGCAGTTGCCGCTCCGGCATGTACGATTATCTATTCCAGTGGTTTGGTAAAGGCACCTGATTTTCTACGTGCGGGGTGGAAGATGGCCATTATGTCAGTGCTATCTTTAATGTTTGTTGCTTTAGTATGGTGGCCCATGTTTTATTGGAAATTGGAAATTGACGGAACCGCTAGAAGTATCTGAGGATTCATAAAATGTACCCTAAAACCATTAAATACAACCACACATAGTGAATAAGCATAAATCCTTATATATCAACACTCCGCGTCATTTCGATGAACTCAATACAACGCTCTGCGCGCTTTGCCTGCCCGCACGAAGTTATACGCAGGCGGGCGAGAGGGACTTTTTGCGAGGGCGTCAAAAGTGAAAATTGAAAAAAAATGAAAATCGTTCTCGTCATACTGAGCGGAGTCGAAGTATATTGATCAAGGAACCAAACTAAAGCCCGTGAAAAGGGTTTTTTACAGGACTACAAAAGAGTAAATCATGAAATTTCTATTGGCCATTAGCAGCAGTCAGTATTCGGGTCCCACATTGAAGGCGGGGGCTATGATTGCCCAGGCTTTTAACGCTGAACTAAATGTAGTCTATGTGGGAGCAAAGCATAAAGGCTTACAGGAAGGTCCCCTGGAACTATCCCGTGAGAATCTTACGAAGTGGAATATCTATCATCCAGGAATTGAAGTATTAGAATGGGCTTTTAAAGAATTACAACTGGTCTGTCCTGAGAATGATGATCTGAGAACAACAGAGTTTAATCCGGAACACATTAAGCAGGAGCATAACCGGTACAAAATAATCCTGCCGACTACAGGAGGATGCAGGGTCGCGTTAACCTTGAGAGAGGGTGAATTAATTCAGGAATTACGAGATGAACTGCAGCTGGATGACTATGCTTTAACCATCATAGGTGGCAGTCAGGGAAAGCGACATATGGCCCATGACCTGATCCAGTTCTTACCATCATCGGTTTTTATTGCCCGGGGGATGAATTTAAAGAAAAAGTATAAAATACTCCTTCTCGTCGATGACTCTGAGGCAACCAAGCGTTCCATCAAATTTGGTGTTGAGATTGCTAGAACTGAGCAATGGGATGTGAGGACTCTGACTGTCAGCAAGACCAAGCGGTTTGGCAAGGGATATTCTGAAGCTGCCAGGCAGGCTAAAACCTATCTTGAGAAGCAGGATATTCCAGTTGAACAATTTTTCCTAACAGGCGATCCGGTGACTACTTTTGTTGACTTTGCAGGGGATGACCATATCATCATTATGGGTGCCTCTACAGCCAATCCCCTAAAGAAATTGCTGTTTGGTTCCAAGCCCATAAAAACCCTCAAGCGATCAAGTGCTCCGATCCTGATCGTCAAATAATCCTAATCTTTAGCAGCGCTATGGGAATAGTCTGGAAAAACCATTTCATTCAAACCCATCTTCAACTAACCTATTCCCATCAAAAATTGAAATTTTAAAGGGGCTGTCATGATCAAGAAAATCATCATTGGTGTTGTTATAATGCTCTTATTAGGCGGGGCATAT
This is a stretch of genomic DNA from Candidatus Neomarinimicrobiota bacterium. It encodes these proteins:
- a CDS encoding universal stress protein gives rise to the protein MKFLLAISSSQYSGPTLKAGAMIAQAFNAELNVVYVGAKHKGLQEGPLELSRENLTKWNIYHPGIEVLEWAFKELQLVCPENDDLRTTEFNPEHIKQEHNRYKIILPTTGGCRVALTLREGELIQELRDELQLDDYALTIIGGSQGKRHMAHDLIQFLPSSVFIARGMNLKKKYKILLLVDDSEATKRSIKFGVEIARTEQWDVRTLTVSKTKRFGKGYSEAARQAKTYLEKQDIPVEQFFLTGDPVTTFVDFAGDDHIIIMGASTANPLKKLLFGSKPIKTLKRSSAPILIVK
- a CDS encoding universal stress protein; the encoded protein is MKQIAKINTETLKFLTAVSSSEYSGPTLKMGALIASVFDAHMGVVYVGEKASEFHGSSVNLTRQNLDNWNIIHPGLETLKWALNQLKGYAPDNDSLAGLQFNPDHVYEEDGRIKVLLPDEKGSRIELILREGELVDQLRKEIQLEDYDLAIIGGSQNKRHLAHSIIQYLPSSVLVLQKFKPRKKYKLLLLVDDSEATAKSIAWGALIAEKLDWPVRTLTVSKTKRFGTGYQGAADAARAYFESRNIEVEQFFITGDPVNTFAEFAGDDHMIIMGASTLNPIKQLLFGSKPIKTLARTDVPILIIR